A window of Apium graveolens cultivar Ventura chromosome 8, ASM990537v1, whole genome shotgun sequence contains these coding sequences:
- the LOC141679288 gene encoding secreted RxLR effector protein 161-like: MDPKEQISKDEGGRVVDATMYKSLVGGLRYLVNTQPDIAFSVKIVSRYMERPTALHLNAMKRILRYVNGILQFGLIYNQNSGNNIVTGYSDSDLGGTIDDRRSKGGMAYYLNESLISWVSQKQRVVALSSCEAEFIVCHCIRLSRNLDEECLKSHYR; encoded by the coding sequence ATGGACCCAAAAGAGCAAATTTCTAAGGATGAAGGGGGACGTGTAGTTGATGCAACAATGTACAAAAGCTTAGTAGGAGGGTTAAGATATCTGGTAAACACTCAACCAGATATAGCTTTTTCTGTTAAAATTGTAAGTCGTTATATGGAACGTCCAACTGCATTGCATTTGAATGCAATGAAGAGGATTCTCCGGTATGTCAACGGAATATTACAGTTTGGGTTGATTTATAATCAGAACAGCGGAAACAATATAGTTACTGGCTACTCTGATAGTGATCTGGGAGGAACTATAGATGATAGACGGAGTAAAGGAGGCATGGCTTATTACTTGAATGAGAGCTTAATATCATGGGTTTCCCAGAAGCAAAGGGTGGTGGCTCTGTCGTCCTGTGAAGCAGAATTCATTGTGTGTCACTGCATCCGCTTGTCAAGGAATTTGGATGAAGAATGTCTTAAGTCACATTACAGATGA
- the LOC141679287 gene encoding uncharacterized protein LOC141679287 gives MSLFLVFKLLKRGCVMMHQILRRKMMGMMGIKLVVSFNSKGEPYGKVGAEMQSYIGVLARIKAPIWHDSWKSVPKDTQEKIWDCVQMAFIVPQSAKKMVLISASSKWREFKCRLTKDYILSYLDQPKILAHPPADYSFIEKCHWDIFISDRTWNKFMVIIYMSMHLESHPDIEEVDRSDTWIEARKDKYGNFLNDIVAEKAKEIVSY, from the exons ATGTCGCTGTTTTTAGTGTTCAAGCTATTGAAGCGAGGTTGTGTGATGATGCACCAGATTCTAAGACGCAAGATGATGGGGATGATGGGGATCAAACTTGTGGTGTCTTTTAATTCAAAAGGAGAGCCATATGGTAAAGTAGGGGCAGAGATGCAATCATATATTGGAGTTTTGGCAAGAATAAAAGCCCCAATCTGGCATGATTCCTGGAAGTCTGTTCCAAAAGACACACAGGAAAAGATTTGGGACTGTGTGCAG ATGGCTTTCATTGTACCTCAATCAGCCAAGAAGATGGTTTTAATATCTGCATCTTCAAAATGGAGGGAGTTCAAATGTCGGCTCACCAAAGATTATATTCTTTCATATCTAGATCAACCTAAAATTTTGGCACATCCTCCTGCAGATTATTCTTTCATTGAAAAATGTCATTGGGACATATTTATTTCTGATCGCACGTGGAACAAATTTATG GTGATTATCTATATGTCAATGCACTTAGAATCTCATCCAGATATAGAGGAGGTAGATCGATCAGATACCTGGATTGAGGCAAGGAAGGACAAATATGgaaattttttaaatgatatagTTGCGGAAAAAGCCAAGGAAATTGTAAGTTATTGA